Proteins encoded by one window of Sorangium aterium:
- a CDS encoding glutamine synthetase family protein, with translation MTASTSEKLFSDLEARGITRAKIGGFDIDGILRGKYVSLEKLKSALKSGFGFCDVIFGWDIADVLYDNAKVTGWHTGYPDAHAVLDPSTQRDIPWEPGTVAMLADFRDERGGPHPACPRSLLRSVIAKGERMGFSAKFSCEFEFFLFEETPRSLHEKRFAGLTPLSPGMFGYSWVREGQNKKLMAAILDQMQAFDVEIEGLHTETGPGVYEAAIRYDDVLRAADKAALFKVAMKQIAHEHGLAVTFMAKWNAELPGSSGHLHQSLWKDGRNVFEDASSPDRIPAALRHYVGGQIALMPELTAIYSPTINAYKRYVPGVWAPLTASWGVENRTAAIRLIGLGTPGARVEYRQTAADINPYTAMAACLGAGLYGIEHGVEPPAQASGDASSAESSRLSLPRTLADATRMLAGSKMAREILGEKFVEHYVLTRDWEVRQYERAVTDWELKRYFEAV, from the coding sequence ATGACCGCCTCGACCTCCGAGAAGCTCTTCTCCGATCTGGAAGCGCGGGGCATCACCCGCGCGAAGATCGGCGGGTTTGACATCGACGGCATCCTCCGCGGGAAGTACGTCTCGCTCGAGAAGCTGAAGAGCGCGCTCAAGAGCGGCTTCGGCTTCTGCGACGTCATCTTCGGCTGGGACATCGCCGACGTCCTCTACGACAACGCCAAGGTCACCGGCTGGCACACCGGCTACCCGGACGCGCACGCCGTCCTCGATCCGAGCACGCAGCGCGACATCCCGTGGGAGCCGGGGACCGTCGCGATGCTCGCCGACTTCCGCGACGAGCGCGGCGGCCCGCACCCCGCGTGCCCGCGCTCGCTCCTCCGGAGCGTCATCGCGAAGGGCGAGCGGATGGGGTTCTCGGCGAAGTTCTCGTGCGAGTTCGAGTTCTTCCTCTTCGAGGAGACGCCGCGCTCGCTGCACGAGAAGCGGTTCGCCGGCCTGACGCCGCTCAGCCCCGGCATGTTCGGCTACTCGTGGGTCCGCGAGGGGCAGAACAAGAAGCTCATGGCCGCCATCCTCGATCAGATGCAGGCCTTCGACGTCGAGATCGAGGGCCTGCACACCGAGACCGGCCCGGGCGTGTACGAGGCGGCGATCCGCTACGACGACGTGCTCCGCGCCGCGGACAAGGCCGCGCTCTTCAAGGTCGCCATGAAGCAGATCGCCCACGAGCACGGCCTCGCGGTCACGTTCATGGCGAAGTGGAACGCCGAGCTCCCCGGATCGAGCGGGCACCTGCACCAGAGCCTCTGGAAGGACGGCCGCAACGTCTTCGAGGACGCGTCGTCGCCCGATCGGATCCCGGCGGCGCTGCGCCACTACGTCGGCGGCCAGATCGCCCTGATGCCCGAGCTCACGGCGATCTACTCGCCGACGATCAACGCCTACAAGCGGTACGTGCCCGGCGTCTGGGCCCCGCTCACCGCGAGCTGGGGCGTCGAGAACCGCACGGCCGCGATCCGCCTCATCGGCCTCGGCACGCCTGGCGCGCGCGTCGAGTACCGGCAGACGGCCGCGGACATCAACCCGTACACCGCGATGGCCGCGTGCCTCGGCGCGGGGCTCTACGGCATCGAGCACGGCGTCGAGCCGCCGGCGCAGGCCTCCGGAGACGCGTCGTCCGCCGAGTCCTCGCGCTTGTCGCTGCCCCGTACGCTCGCCGACGCGACCCGGATGCTCGCGGGCAGCAAGATGGCCCGCGAGATCCTCGGCGAGAAATTCGTCGAGCACTATGTCCTGACGCGCGACTGGGAGGTGCGGCAGTACGAGCGCGCGGTCACGGATTGGGAGCTGAAGCGTTACTTCGAGGCGGTGTGA